The following coding sequences are from one Streptomyces venezuelae window:
- a CDS encoding adenine phosphoribosyltransferase → MTELAGVTELLLSRIRDVPDYPKPGVMFKDITPLLADPAAFTALTETLADLSVRHGATKIVGLEARGFILGAPVALRAGLGFIPVRKAGKLPGATLRQSYDLEYGSAEIEVHAEDLAAGDRVMVIDDVLATGGTAEAAMRLIRRADAEIAGFAVLMELLSLGGRQRLQTTLEGAVLEALITV, encoded by the coding sequence ATGACCGAGCTCGCAGGCGTCACGGAGCTGCTGCTCAGCCGCATCCGCGACGTCCCGGACTACCCGAAGCCGGGCGTGATGTTCAAGGACATCACGCCGCTGCTCGCCGATCCGGCCGCGTTCACGGCGCTCACGGAGACGCTGGCGGACCTCAGCGTGCGGCACGGGGCCACGAAGATCGTCGGCCTGGAGGCCCGCGGCTTCATCCTCGGCGCCCCCGTCGCGCTGCGCGCGGGACTCGGCTTCATCCCCGTACGCAAGGCGGGCAAGCTCCCCGGGGCGACGCTCCGGCAGAGCTACGACCTGGAGTACGGCAGCGCCGAGATCGAGGTGCACGCCGAGGACCTGGCGGCGGGCGACCGCGTCATGGTCATCGACGACGTCCTCGCCACCGGCGGCACCGCCGAGGCGGCGATGCGGCTCATCCGGAGAGCAGACGCTGAGATCGCAGGCTTCGCGGTACTCATGGAGCTGCTGTCTCTCGGCGGTCGCCAGCGGCTTCAGACCACCCTGGAGGGGGCGGTATTGGAGGCATTGATCACCGTCTAG
- the secF gene encoding protein translocase subunit SecF codes for MSKLGNLGARLYRGEVGYDFVGKRKIWYGISILITITAIVGLAVRGLNMGIEFEGGAVFNTPKTSVSVSQAEESAEKASGHDAIVQKLGDDKLRIQIAGVDIKKSDQIKKSLAEDLDVKAGDIDADLVGPSWGDQIANKAWQGLAIFMVLVVIYLAIAFEWRMALAALIALIHDITITVGVYALVGFEVTPGTVIGLLTILGYSLYDTVVVFDSLKEQSKDITKQTKYTYSELANRSINGTLVRSINTTVVALLPVAGLLFIGGGALGAGMLNDISLSLFVGLAAGAYSSIFIATPLVADFKEREPQMKALKKRVLAKRAAAAAKGESAEAPESYADEEPEDDAVPGDAAPAVVGPRSQPASRNRGRGRPSGKRR; via the coding sequence ATGTCGAAGCTCGGCAATCTCGGCGCCAGGCTCTACCGCGGTGAGGTCGGCTACGACTTCGTCGGCAAGCGCAAGATCTGGTACGGCATCTCGATACTGATCACCATCACGGCCATCGTCGGCCTGGCGGTGCGCGGCCTGAACATGGGCATCGAGTTCGAGGGCGGCGCCGTCTTCAACACCCCGAAGACGAGCGTCTCGGTCTCCCAGGCCGAGGAGTCCGCGGAGAAGGCGTCCGGTCACGACGCGATCGTCCAGAAGCTCGGTGACGACAAGCTCCGCATCCAGATCGCGGGCGTCGACATCAAGAAGTCCGACCAGATCAAGAAGTCGCTGGCCGAGGATCTGGACGTCAAGGCCGGCGACATCGACGCCGACCTCGTCGGACCCAGCTGGGGCGACCAGATCGCCAACAAGGCCTGGCAGGGCCTGGCGATCTTCATGGTCCTCGTCGTGATCTACCTCGCCATCGCCTTCGAATGGCGCATGGCCCTGGCGGCACTGATCGCACTGATCCACGACATCACCATCACCGTGGGTGTGTACGCGCTGGTCGGCTTCGAGGTCACCCCGGGCACGGTGATCGGTCTGCTGACCATCCTCGGTTACTCGCTCTACGACACGGTGGTGGTCTTCGACAGCTTGAAGGAGCAGTCGAAGGACATCACCAAGCAGACGAAGTACACCTACAGCGAACTCGCCAACCGCAGCATCAACGGCACCCTGGTGCGCTCCATCAACACCACGGTCGTCGCGCTGCTCCCGGTGGCGGGCCTGCTGTTCATCGGTGGCGGCGCCCTCGGCGCGGGCATGCTCAACGACATCTCGCTGTCGCTGTTCGTGGGCCTCGCGGCCGGTGCGTACTCCTCGATCTTCATCGCCACGCCGCTCGTCGCCGACTTCAAGGAGCGCGAGCCGCAGATGAAGGCCCTCAAGAAGCGGGTGCTCGCCAAGCGCGCGGCGGCCGCCGCCAAGGGCGAGTCCGCCGAGGCGCCGGAGTCCTACGCCGACGAGGAGCCGGAGGACGACGCCGTGCCCGGTGACGCCGCCCCCGCCGTCGTCGGCCCCCGCAGCCAGCCCGCGTCGCGCAACCGCGGCCGTGGCCGGCCCTCGGGGAAGCGCCGATGA
- the secD gene encoding protein translocase subunit SecD: protein MAAPKKGRRQSAPGKPGRSLVFILIALVALTGGMFLSGHTTPRLGIDLAGGTSITLEAKNEPGQKNAINPDNMNTAVDIINNRVNGLGVSEAEVQTQGDKNIIVNIPKGSNEKQAREQVGTTAQLYFRPVITQAPGQPTPEPSTSPSSGTDKEKDKDKATDKATDKATDKGGSPSATPTSQGRAVSEALKDDPTPSASDKAKDKGGKKDETPKPDPATAKLQEQFTKLDCTDKKARAAAGRGIKPSEPTIACGKSPDGKTWDKFILAPAELNGKDVDDAKAAIKQETGAWVVNMEFTKGGSKKFSDVTSKLMKQQSPQNQFAIVLDGEVASAPSVSVVLSTNAEISGNFNQESAKDLANILSYGALPLTFHEQSVTTVSPALGGEQLKAGLIAGAIGLALVVIYLVVYYRGLSLIAIASLLVSAALTYTIMTLLGPTIKFALNLPAVCGAIVAIGITADSFIVFFERVRDEVREGRTLRPAVERAWPRARRTILVSDFVSFLAAAVLFVVTVGKVQGFAFTLGLTTLLDVVVVFFFTKPLMTLMARKKFFASGHEWSGLDPKRLGAKPPLRRSRRTTPPTAGPVDPKEA, encoded by the coding sequence GTGGCAGCACCGAAGAAGGGCCGAAGGCAGAGCGCCCCGGGCAAGCCGGGACGCTCGCTGGTCTTCATCCTGATTGCCCTCGTGGCGCTGACCGGGGGAATGTTCCTTTCCGGGCACACGACGCCGCGCCTGGGCATCGACCTCGCCGGTGGTACGAGCATCACGCTCGAGGCGAAGAACGAGCCGGGCCAGAAGAACGCGATCAACCCGGACAACATGAACACCGCGGTTGACATCATCAACAACCGTGTCAACGGTCTGGGTGTCTCCGAGGCCGAGGTTCAGACCCAGGGCGACAAGAACATCATCGTCAACATCCCCAAGGGTTCGAACGAGAAGCAGGCGCGCGAGCAGGTCGGTACGACCGCTCAGCTCTACTTCCGCCCGGTGATCACGCAGGCCCCCGGTCAGCCCACGCCGGAGCCGTCCACCAGCCCCTCGTCCGGTACGGACAAGGAGAAGGACAAGGACAAGGCGACCGACAAGGCGACGGACAAGGCGACGGACAAGGGGGGCTCCCCGAGCGCCACCCCGACCTCCCAGGGCCGCGCCGTCAGCGAGGCCCTGAAGGACGACCCGACGCCGTCCGCCTCGGACAAGGCCAAGGACAAGGGCGGCAAGAAGGACGAGACGCCCAAGCCCGACCCGGCCACCGCGAAGCTCCAGGAGCAGTTCACCAAGCTGGACTGCACCGACAAGAAGGCCCGCGCCGCCGCCGGCCGCGGCATCAAGCCCTCCGAGCCCACCATCGCGTGCGGCAAGAGCCCCGACGGCAAGACCTGGGACAAGTTCATCCTGGCCCCGGCCGAGTTGAACGGCAAGGACGTCGACGACGCCAAGGCGGCCATTAAGCAGGAGACCGGTGCCTGGGTCGTCAACATGGAGTTCACCAAGGGCGGCTCGAAGAAGTTCTCCGACGTGACGAGCAAGCTCATGAAGCAGCAGTCACCGCAGAACCAGTTCGCGATCGTCCTCGACGGTGAGGTCGCTTCGGCGCCTAGTGTCAGTGTGGTCCTGAGCACCAACGCGGAGATCTCCGGCAACTTCAACCAGGAGTCCGCCAAGGACCTGGCGAACATCCTGTCGTACGGCGCCCTGCCGCTGACCTTCCACGAGCAGAGCGTCACCACGGTCAGCCCGGCCCTCGGCGGCGAGCAGCTCAAGGCGGGCCTCATCGCGGGCGCCATCGGCCTCGCGCTGGTCGTCATCTACCTGGTCGTCTACTACCGCGGTCTCTCGCTCATCGCCATCGCGAGCCTCCTGGTCTCCGCGGCGCTGACGTACACGATCATGACGCTGCTCGGCCCGACCATTAAGTTCGCGCTCAACCTGCCCGCGGTGTGTGGTGCGATCGTTGCCATCGGCATCACCGCGGACTCGTTCATCGTGTTCTTCGAACGCGTACGGGACGAGGTCCGAGAGGGACGCACGCTGCGCCCCGCCGTCGAGCGGGCCTGGCCGCGCGCCCGGCGCACCATCCTGGTCTCCGACTTCGTGTCGTTCCTCGCCGCCGCCGTGCTCTTCGTCGTCACGGTCGGCAAGGTGCAGGGCTTCGCGTTCACGCTCGGCCTGACCACGCTGCTCGACGTCGTCGTGGTGTTCTTCTTCACCAAGCCGCTGATGACCCTGATGGCGCGCAAGAAGTTCTTCGCGAGCGGCCACGAGTGGTCCGGTCTCGACCCGAAGCGGCTCGGCGCCAAGCCGCCGCTGCGCCGGTCGCGCCGCACCACCCCTCCCACCGCCGGCCCTGTCGACCCGAAGGAGGCGTGA
- the yajC gene encoding preprotein translocase subunit YajC — MNIVTLLPFIVLIGAMFLMTRSAKKKQQAAAQMRNEMQPGTGIRTIGGMYATVKEVHDEAVLLEVAPGVHAVYAKNSIGAVLDDDEYNRIVHGTEDDLNEDAPVVPDDASSLTEKTDEPADVSDDSPIDLGKKDAAAGADDAEPKKTDGESDAK, encoded by the coding sequence GTGAATATCGTGACCCTCCTCCCGTTCATCGTGCTCATCGGGGCCATGTTCCTGATGACCCGGTCTGCCAAGAAGAAGCAGCAGGCCGCCGCGCAGATGCGTAACGAGATGCAGCCCGGCACCGGCATCCGCACGATCGGTGGCATGTACGCCACCGTCAAGGAGGTTCACGACGAAGCCGTCCTCCTTGAGGTGGCCCCCGGTGTCCACGCGGTGTACGCGAAGAACTCGATCGGCGCCGTCCTCGACGACGACGAGTACAACCGCATCGTGCACGGCACCGAGGACGACCTGAACGAGGACGCCCCCGTCGTCCCGGACGACGCCTCCTCCCTCACCGAGAAGACCGACGAGCCCGCCGACGTCTCCGACGACTCGCCCATCGACCTCGGCAAGAAGGACGCGGCCGCCGGGGCCGACGACGCGGAGCCGAAGAAGACCGACGGCGAGTCCGACGCGAAGTAG
- the ruvB gene encoding Holliday junction branch migration DNA helicase RuvB has translation MNWDDTTDEAAGAAERLVGPAAERLVDSGADGEDQAVEAALRPKDLGEFIGQEKVREQLDLVLRAARARGATADHVLLSGAPGLGKTTLSMIIAAEMGAPIRITSGPAIQHAGDLAAILSSLQEGEVLFLDEIHRMSRPAEEMLYMAMEDFRVDVIVGKGPGATAIPLELPPFTLVGATTRAGLLPPPLRDRFGFTAHMEFYEPAELERVVHRSAQLLDVEIDPRGAAEIAGRSRGTPRIANRLLRRVRDYAQVKADGHITQDIAGAALAVYEVDGRGLDRLDRAVLEALLKLFGGGPVGLSTLAVAVGEERETVEEVAEPFLVREGLLARTPRGRVATPAAWAHLGLVPPRQAGGKGQQDLFGT, from the coding sequence ATGAACTGGGACGACACGACCGACGAAGCTGCCGGAGCGGCCGAGCGGCTCGTCGGGCCCGCCGCGGAGCGGCTGGTGGACTCCGGCGCCGACGGCGAGGACCAGGCGGTCGAGGCCGCCCTGCGCCCCAAGGACCTGGGCGAGTTCATCGGCCAGGAGAAGGTCCGCGAGCAGCTCGACCTCGTCCTGCGGGCGGCCCGCGCGCGCGGCGCCACCGCCGACCACGTCCTGCTCTCCGGAGCCCCCGGTCTCGGCAAGACGACCCTCTCGATGATCATCGCCGCCGAGATGGGCGCCCCCATCCGCATCACCAGCGGCCCCGCCATCCAGCATGCCGGCGACCTCGCCGCGATCCTCTCCTCCCTCCAGGAGGGAGAGGTCCTCTTCCTCGACGAGATCCACCGGATGTCGCGGCCCGCCGAAGAAATGCTCTACATGGCGATGGAGGACTTCCGCGTCGACGTCATCGTCGGCAAGGGCCCCGGCGCCACCGCCATCCCCCTCGAACTGCCCCCGTTCACGCTCGTCGGCGCCACCACTCGCGCGGGCCTGCTCCCGCCACCGCTCCGCGACCGCTTCGGGTTCACCGCGCACATGGAGTTCTACGAACCCGCCGAGCTGGAGCGCGTCGTCCACCGCTCCGCCCAGCTGCTCGACGTGGAGATCGACCCGAGAGGTGCCGCCGAGATCGCGGGACGCTCGCGCGGTACGCCCCGTATCGCCAACCGGCTGCTGCGCCGCGTCAGGGACTACGCGCAGGTGAAGGCCGACGGCCACATCACCCAGGACATCGCGGGAGCGGCCCTCGCCGTCTACGAGGTGGACGGGCGTGGTCTCGACCGTCTCGACCGCGCCGTCCTGGAGGCCCTGCTCAAGCTGTTCGGCGGCGGCCCGGTCGGACTGTCGACGCTCGCGGTCGCCGTGGGGGAGGAGCGCGAGACGGTCGAGGAGGTGGCGGAGCCCTTCCTGGTACGCGAGGGACTGCTGGCCCGCACTCCCCGCGGCCGCGTCGCGACGCCCGCCGCGTGGGCGCACCTCGGCCTCGTCCCCCCGCGCCAGGCGGGCGGAAAGGGACAACAGGACTTGTTCGGGACGTGA
- the ruvA gene encoding Holliday junction branch migration protein RuvA has product MIAFVSGPVAALAPDTAVVEVGGIGMAVQCTPNTLSTLRVGQQAKLATSLVVREDSLTLYGFADDDERQTFELLQTASGVGPRLAQAMLAVHSPDALRRAVSTGDEKALTAVPGIGKKGAQKLLLEYKDRLGEPLGTGGPAIGKAVTTGWRDQLHAALIGLGYATREADEAVDAVTPQAEATEGTPQVGQLLKAALQTLNRTR; this is encoded by the coding sequence ATGATCGCCTTCGTCAGCGGCCCCGTAGCCGCGCTCGCACCCGACACCGCGGTGGTCGAGGTGGGCGGCATCGGCATGGCCGTCCAGTGCACGCCGAACACCCTCTCCACGCTCCGGGTCGGCCAGCAGGCCAAGCTCGCCACCTCCCTGGTCGTGCGCGAGGACTCCCTCACTCTGTACGGCTTCGCGGACGACGACGAGCGCCAGACCTTCGAGCTGCTGCAGACCGCCAGCGGTGTCGGCCCGCGCCTCGCCCAGGCCATGCTCGCCGTGCACAGCCCCGACGCCCTGCGCCGCGCGGTCTCCACCGGCGACGAGAAGGCGCTCACGGCCGTCCCCGGCATCGGCAAGAAGGGCGCCCAGAAGCTCCTCCTGGAGTACAAGGACCGCCTCGGCGAGCCCCTCGGCACCGGCGGCCCCGCGATCGGCAAGGCCGTCACCACCGGCTGGCGCGACCAGCTGCACGCGGCACTCATCGGCCTCGGGTACGCCACGCGCGAGGCGGACGAAGCCGTCGACGCCGTCACCCCGCAGGCCGAGGCCACCGAGGGCACGCCGCAGGTCGGCCAGCTCCTCAAGGCCGCACTCCAGACCCTGAACCGCACCCGCTAG
- the ruvC gene encoding crossover junction endodeoxyribonuclease RuvC, with product MRVLGVDPGLTRCGVGVVEGVAGRPLTMRGVGVVRTPADAELGHRLVAIERGIEQWLDEHRPEFVAVERVFSQHNVRTVMGTAQASAVAMLCASRRGIPVALHTPSEVKAAVTGSGRADKAQVGAMVTRLLRLDAPPKPADAADALALAICHIWRAPAQNRLQQAAAQNRLQQAVAAHAARTRTAQTAQTATPAAQKGRTA from the coding sequence GTGCGCGTGTTGGGGGTCGACCCGGGGCTGACCCGGTGCGGTGTGGGAGTCGTCGAAGGCGTCGCGGGACGCCCGCTGACGATGCGCGGCGTCGGAGTCGTGCGGACCCCGGCCGACGCAGAGCTGGGGCACCGGCTCGTCGCCATCGAGCGCGGCATCGAGCAGTGGCTGGACGAGCACCGGCCGGAATTCGTCGCCGTGGAGCGTGTCTTCAGTCAGCACAACGTCCGCACGGTCATGGGCACCGCCCAGGCCAGCGCCGTCGCCATGCTGTGTGCGTCGCGTCGCGGCATCCCCGTCGCCCTGCACACCCCCAGCGAGGTCAAGGCCGCCGTCACCGGCAGCGGCCGCGCCGACAAGGCGCAGGTCGGCGCGATGGTCACCCGCCTCCTGCGGCTCGACGCACCGCCGAAACCCGCGGACGCCGCCGACGCCCTCGCCCTCGCCATCTGCCACATCTGGCGCGCCCCCGCGCAGAACCGCCTGCAACAGGCCGCCGCCCAGAACCGCCTCCAGCAGGCGGTGGCCGCACACGCGGCCAGGACACGAACGGCACAGACGGCACAGACAGCAACGCCAGCAGCACAGAAAGGCCGAACCGCATGA
- a CDS encoding YebC/PmpR family DNA-binding transcriptional regulator — protein MSGHSKWATTKHKKAVIDAKRGKLFAKMIKNIEVAARTGGADPAGNPTLFDAIQKAKKSSVPNKNIDSAVKRGAGLEAGGADYETIMYEGYGPNGVAVLIECLTDNRNRAASDVRVAMTRNGGSMADPGSVSYLFNRKGVVIVPKGELSEDDVLGAVLDAGAEEVNDLGESFEVLSEATDMVAVRTALQDAGIEYDSADANFVPTMQVELDEDGARKIFKLIDALEDSDDVQNVFANFDVSDEVMAKVDA, from the coding sequence ATGTCCGGCCACTCTAAATGGGCTACGACGAAGCACAAGAAGGCCGTGATCGACGCCAAGCGCGGCAAGCTCTTCGCGAAGATGATCAAGAACATCGAGGTCGCGGCCCGCACCGGCGGCGCCGACCCGGCCGGTAACCCGACCCTCTTCGACGCCATCCAGAAGGCCAAGAAGAGCTCGGTCCCGAACAAGAACATCGACTCCGCCGTCAAGCGCGGTGCCGGCCTCGAAGCCGGTGGCGCCGACTACGAGACGATCATGTACGAGGGCTACGGCCCGAACGGCGTCGCGGTGCTCATCGAGTGCCTCACCGACAACCGCAACCGCGCCGCCTCCGACGTGCGCGTCGCCATGACGCGCAACGGCGGCTCGATGGCCGACCCGGGCTCCGTCTCGTACCTCTTCAACCGCAAGGGCGTCGTCATCGTCCCCAAGGGCGAGCTGTCCGAGGACGACGTCCTGGGCGCGGTCCTGGACGCGGGCGCCGAAGAGGTCAACGACCTCGGCGAGTCCTTCGAGGTCCTCTCCGAGGCCACCGACATGGTCGCGGTCCGCACCGCGCTCCAGGACGCCGGCATCGAGTACGACTCGGCCGACGCCAACTTCGTCCCGACCATGCAGGTCGAACTGGACGAGGACGGTGCCCGGAAGATCTTCAAGCTGATCGACGCCCTGGAGGACAGCGACGACGTGCAGAACGTCTTCGCCAACTTCGATGTCTCCGACGAGGTCATGGCGAAGGTCGACGCGTAA
- the pdxT gene encoding pyridoxal 5'-phosphate synthase glutaminase subunit PdxT, producing the protein MTTPVGDTSRVDTPVVGVLALQGDVREHLIALAAADAVARPVRRPEELAEVDGLVIPGGESTTISKLATLFGLMEPLRARVRDGMPVYGSCAGMIMLADKILDPRSGQETVGGIDMIVRRNAFGRQNESFEAAVDVRGVEGAPVEGVFIRAPWVESVGAEVDVLAEHEGHVVAVRQGNALATSFHPELTGDHRIHALFVEMARGNPEAGS; encoded by the coding sequence ATGACCACTCCCGTAGGTGACACCTCCAGGGTGGACACCCCTGTAGTGGGCGTCCTCGCCCTTCAGGGGGACGTACGGGAGCACCTGATCGCCCTGGCCGCGGCGGACGCCGTGGCCAGGCCGGTCCGGCGCCCCGAGGAGCTCGCCGAGGTCGACGGCCTGGTCATCCCCGGCGGCGAGTCCACCACCATCTCCAAGCTGGCCACTCTCTTCGGCCTCATGGAGCCCCTCCGCGCGCGCGTGCGCGACGGGATGCCGGTCTACGGCAGCTGCGCGGGCATGATCATGCTCGCCGACAAGATCCTCGACCCGCGCTCGGGCCAGGAGACGGTGGGCGGCATCGACATGATCGTGCGGCGCAACGCGTTCGGGCGGCAGAACGAGTCGTTCGAGGCGGCCGTCGACGTCCGGGGCGTCGAAGGGGCCCCCGTGGAGGGCGTCTTCATCCGCGCCCCCTGGGTGGAGTCCGTCGGCGCCGAGGTCGACGTGCTCGCCGAACACGAGGGCCATGTCGTCGCCGTACGTCAAGGGAACGCCCTCGCCACGTCGTTCCACCCCGAGCTGACGGGCGACCACCGGATCCACGCACTGTTCGTGGAGATGGCGCGCGGTAACCCGGAGGCGGGATCCTAG
- the pdxS gene encoding pyridoxal 5'-phosphate synthase lyase subunit PdxS yields the protein MSSTLSSNNASPETGTARVKRGMAEQLKGGVIMDVVNAEQAKIAEDAGAVAVMALERVPADIRKDGGVARMSDPNMIEEIIEAVSIPVMAKSRIGHFVEAQVLQSLGVDYIDESEVLTPADEVNHSDKFAFTTPFVCGATNLGEALRRIAEGAAMIRSKGEAGTGNVVEAVRHLRQIKNEIAKLRGFDNNELYAAAKELRAPYELVKETAELGKLPVVLFSAGGVATPADAALMRQLGAEGVFVGSGIFKSGDPARRAAAIVKATTFFDDPKIIADASRNLGEAMVGINCDTLPETERYANRGW from the coding sequence GTGTCCAGCACCCTCTCCAGCAACAACGCGTCCCCCGAGACCGGCACCGCCCGCGTCAAGCGCGGCATGGCCGAGCAGCTCAAGGGCGGCGTGATCATGGACGTCGTCAACGCCGAGCAGGCGAAGATAGCCGAGGACGCCGGCGCGGTCGCCGTCATGGCGCTGGAGCGGGTGCCCGCCGACATCCGCAAGGACGGCGGCGTGGCCCGGATGTCCGACCCGAACATGATCGAAGAGATCATCGAGGCCGTCTCCATCCCGGTCATGGCCAAGTCCCGCATCGGGCACTTCGTGGAGGCCCAGGTCCTGCAGTCCCTGGGCGTCGACTACATCGACGAGTCCGAGGTCCTCACCCCGGCCGACGAGGTCAACCACAGCGACAAGTTCGCCTTCACGACCCCGTTCGTGTGTGGCGCCACCAACCTGGGCGAGGCCCTGCGCCGCATCGCCGAGGGCGCCGCGATGATCCGCTCCAAGGGCGAGGCCGGCACCGGCAACGTCGTCGAGGCCGTCCGCCACCTGCGCCAGATCAAGAACGAGATCGCCAAGCTGCGCGGCTTCGACAACAACGAGCTCTACGCCGCGGCCAAGGAGCTCCGCGCCCCGTACGAGCTCGTGAAGGAGACCGCCGAGCTCGGCAAGCTCCCGGTGGTCCTCTTCTCCGCCGGTGGCGTGGCCACCCCCGCCGACGCCGCCCTGATGCGCCAGCTCGGCGCCGAGGGTGTCTTCGTCGGCTCGGGCATCTTCAAGTCCGGCGACCCGGCCCGCCGCGCAGCCGCCATCGTGAAGGCCACGACGTTCTTCGACGACCCGAAGATCATCGCCGACGCCTCCCGCAACCTCGGCGAGGCCATGGTCGGCATCAACTGCGACACCCTTCCCGAGACCGAGCGCTACGCGAACCGGGGCTGGTAA
- a CDS encoding glycosyltransferase family 4 protein, whose translation MRIGIVCPYSWDVPGGVQFHIRDLAEHLIRLGHEVSVLAPADDETPLPSYVVSAGRAVPVPYNGSVARLNFGFLSAARVRRWLHEGTFDVIHIHEPASPSLGLLTCWAAQGPIVATFHTSNPRSRAMIAAYPILQPALEKISARIAVSEYARRTLVEHLGGDAVVIPNGVDVDFFADAEPRPEWQGETIGFIGRIDEPRKGLPVLMRALPQIFAERPNARLLVAGRGDEEEAVASLPAELRSRVEFLGMISDEDKARLLRSVDLYVAPNTGGESFGIILVEAMSAGAPVLASDLDAFAQVLDQGAAGDLFSNEDAESLAKSAVRLLADPERREGLRERGSAHVRRFDWSTVGADILAVYETVTDGATSVAEDERSGLRARFGLASKG comes from the coding sequence GTGAGAATCGGCATCGTCTGCCCCTACTCGTGGGACGTGCCCGGCGGCGTCCAGTTCCACATCCGCGATCTGGCGGAGCACCTCATCCGCCTCGGGCACGAGGTCTCCGTCCTCGCCCCGGCCGACGACGAGACACCGCTCCCGTCGTACGTCGTCTCGGCGGGACGTGCCGTTCCCGTGCCGTACAACGGCTCGGTGGCCCGCCTCAACTTCGGTTTCCTGTCGGCCGCGCGGGTGCGCCGCTGGCTGCACGAGGGCACGTTCGACGTCATCCACATCCACGAGCCCGCGTCGCCCTCCCTCGGCCTGCTCACCTGCTGGGCCGCGCAGGGCCCCATCGTCGCGACGTTCCACACGTCCAACCCGCGCTCGCGGGCGATGATCGCCGCGTACCCGATCCTGCAGCCCGCGCTGGAGAAGATCAGCGCGCGCATCGCGGTGAGCGAGTACGCGCGCCGCACCCTCGTCGAACACCTCGGCGGCGACGCGGTCGTCATCCCCAACGGCGTCGACGTCGACTTCTTCGCCGACGCCGAACCGCGCCCCGAATGGCAGGGCGAGACGATCGGCTTCATCGGACGCATCGACGAGCCCCGAAAGGGCCTGCCGGTCCTCATGCGGGCCCTCCCGCAGATCTTCGCCGAGCGCCCGAACGCCCGCCTGCTGGTCGCGGGCCGTGGCGACGAGGAGGAGGCGGTCGCGTCCCTCCCCGCCGAACTGCGCTCCCGGGTGGAGTTCCTCGGCATGATCAGCGACGAGGACAAGGCACGGCTCCTCCGCAGCGTCGACCTGTACGTGGCGCCCAACACCGGCGGCGAGAGCTTCGGCATCATCCTGGTCGAGGCGATGTCCGCGGGCGCGCCCGTGCTCGCCAGCGATCTGGACGCGTTCGCGCAGGTCCTGGACCAGGGGGCGGCGGGTGACCTCTTCAGCAACGAGGACGCGGAGTCCCTCGCGAAGTCCGCGGTACGCCTGCTCGCCGACCCGGAACGCCGAGAGGGCCTGCGCGAACGCGGCAGCGCCCACGTCCGCCGCTTCGACTGGTCGACGGTCGGCGCCGACATCCTCGCGGTCTACGAAACGGTGACGGACGGCGCGACGTCGGTCGCCGAGGACGAACGCTCGGGGCTGCGGGCGCGGTTCGGGTTGGCTTCGAAGGGGTGA